GATTTGCTCTTCTCCCCCGCCCTGGCATATAATCTTTGGGGGGACCGGGCTTTTCACCCCTCAACACCATGTTGACACTCCGCCAAGTAACGTTTTCCATTGACGGCCGCGCCCTGCTGCACCAGGTCGACTGGACCGTGATGCCGGGAAGGCGCCTGGCCCTGGTCGGCGCCAACGGAACCGGAAAAACCACTTTATTGCGCATCATGGCGGCGGAACTGGAGCCCGATTCCGGAGAAGTCGTCAAATCTCGCAGCTACCGCGTGGCTCACCTGCCCCAGGAAACGGTTGCCGGGGGCGAAGGCACGCTGATGCAATCCGTCCTGAACGGACGTAGCGATATTCTCCGGCTTGAAGCCCAACTCGAGGCATTGCGGGCCGATCCACCACCAGAAGATTCGGATTACTCTCAATGGTTGAAACGGGTGGAAAACCTGGAGACCCGGTATTCCAGCAAAAAGGGCTATGAACTTGAGAATCGGGCCCGCCGTATCTTGTCCGGTCTGGGATTCGAGCGTGCCCAGGAAGGGCTTTCCCTGTCAAGCTTCAGCGGAGGTTGGCGCATGCGTGCCCTGCTGGCACGCCTGCTTCTGAAAGAACCCGACCTTTTGCTGCTGGACGAACCCACCAACCATCTCGACCTGCCCTCCCTGGAATGGCTGGAGCGATTCATCTTGAATTTCAGCGGCAGCATGGTGATGGTTTCACATGACCGCTTTTTTATCGACCGCCTGTCCCAGGAGATCGTTGAGTTGGAAAACGGGTGTTTACATCATTATCCCGGCCGCTACCGCACATATCTAAAGATGCGGGCGCAACAACGTGAACACACAACACAGTTGCAACGGCAGCAAAAGGTGGAACGCCGCCGTCAAGAGAAATTCATTGAACGATTCCGCTACAAGGCAACCAAGGCCGCCCAGGTTCAAAGCCGCGTTAAACAACTGGAAAAAATGGAAGCCGCCAAACCCATCCCCGCTCCGGACCCGAAAATCAATTTCCGCCTGACCCCGGCCCAGGCATCTTTCCGGGATGTGTTAAGCCTGAAAAACATGGGATTCGCTTATTCACCCGGTCAATGGGTATTTCGCGGCATCGACCTGGAGGTCAGGCGCCAGGACAAAATCTGCCTGGTAGGCAGAAACGGAGCCGGCAAAACCACCCTGACGCGGTTGATTAACCAGGAACTCACCCCGCTGGAGGGAACACTGACCCTGGGAAGACGAACCGTCGTCGGGTACTACGCTCAGCACCAGGTAGAGGCCTTGAACCTGGATTTGCCGATAATCCGTGAAGTCAGTGATGCCGCGCCGCCGGCGCGGATCCCGGAAGTGCGCTCCATTCTGGGACTGTTCGGATTCCATGGCAATGAAGTGTTTAAGCCGATCCGGGTTTTAAGCGGGGGAGAAAAGGCAAGGGTATCCCTGGCCCGCATCCTGATATCCGGAACCAACTTTCTGATCATGGACGAACCCACCAACCACCTGGACATCCATGCCCGGGATGCGTTGGAAAAGGCACTGGACGCCTACGAAGGCACCATTATGCTGGTATCCCACGACCGTTTTTTCCTGGATGGAATCGTGACCCGGGTGGTTGAGATCCAGGATGGATGCCTGCGTGAATACCTGGGCAATTACTCTGAATACCTGGAAAAACGAGACGAACCCGTCGACGAGCCGGCTCTGCCGGAAACCATGGCGGGAAGCGGGGAAAGCCGGCGCAATGAACGGCAACGACAGGCCCTGGCTCGGCAGGCCGTCAGCAAAGAACGGGGACGCCTCAGCGAAAATATCCGGACTCTTGAGGAACGGATTGAAATCCTGGAGCTGCGGCAGGCGGAGTTGGAAAGCCACCTGGCACATCCCGAAACCTATGATAACAGCGAAAAAGTCGTGGACCTACAAAAGCAATATGCCCGGGTGATCGAGCAAGTAGAGACCGCTGTTTCGGATTGGGAGTCCCTTCACCACGAACTGGACACCTTGCTGGAGAACCTGTCTCCGGCTTCCTCCGGGGAGACAAACACATGACCCGGTCTATGGTCACGCGCCGGTTAGAGCGTTTGTATGCAGCGGCAGCGGTCCACCGGTTGGGGGAACGGGACCGCCTGGTGGTAGTCAGCGACCTGCATCTGGGAGACGGCGGCAAATTGGACGATTTCAGCCACAACGGCACCCTGCTGCAAAACGCCCTTGAGCATTACTACCTGCCCCGGGGCTTTCATTTGCTCTTGAACGGGGATATCGAAGAACTGCAGCGATTTTCCCAGCACCGGGTGCGGAAACGCTGGCAGGAATTGTTTCAACTCTTTTTGAAATTTCAATCCAGCAACGGATTGACCCGCTTGATCGGCAATCATGACATGTCACCCGCTTCCCTGGGTCCCGGATTAAAAAACCCGGGACACGCCGTTCGCCTGCTCACCGCATCTGGAGAGATCCTGGTTTTTCACGGGCATCAGGCAGCATTGTACGGGCCGCTGATCAACCACCTGTTGGGATGGTTTTTGCGCTGGGTTGCCTCGCCCCTGGGAATTCGCAACTATACCGTGGCCTTTAACAGTCGCCGAAAATACCGCTATGAAAAAAGGGTTTACCTTTTCGCCCGCAGCCAGCGCATTATGACCATAATCGGCCATACCCACCGCCCCCTGTTCGAGTCCATGTCCCGGCTGGACACCCTGAAAATGCGGATTGAATCGGCTTGCCGCCGCTTGGCACATGAACCCGACGCGGAATTGGCCGCCGACATCGGGAACATGAAAAGCGAGTTTTTCACACTGATATGCTCTCGAAAAAAATACGCGGGTCAAAGCATGTTATATCACCAGGGCCTTCTGGTTCCCTGCCTGTTCAATTCAGGAAGCGCAATCGCGCCGGGCGGCGTCACAACACTGGAAATCGACCAGGGAACCGCAAACTTGACCCTGTGGTTTCATTCAGCCCGCAATCGCCGCTACATGGAAGTGGATGGCCGCGAAGCGGTCCGTCTGGGAGAACAGGATGTGCATCGAATCGCGATTAAGTCGGACGAGTTAAATTACATTCAGACCCGCATTCGTTTGTTATCCTGATTGCATGTTTCCCGAGTAGAGACTAGAATGCAATCAAAGCGGCCGGGAGGCGAATCCCCGCCCGGTGTGGACATTTACCGAAGGAGGGAACATGAAAGCGAAAACACTGGTAGAGGCTTTGCACGGCAGTATTGAGCACAACTGGAATCTTTCCGCCCTGACGGATTTCGATCAGAAAGGATTGACTTATGGCGAAGTCGCAGGACGCATCACCTGGCTTCACCTTTTGCTGCAGCGAGCGCATATCCGTCCGGGAGACAAAATCGCCCTGTTGGGAAAGAATTCGGTCAACTGGGCGCTCTGCTACCTGGCCACGGTGATGTATGGAGCCGCCATTGTGCCCATTCTTCCCGACTTTCATCCCAGTGATGTGCACCATATCGTCAACCATTCCGACTCCGCATTGTTGTTGGTTGCCGACAATCTGTTTGAGAAACTGGATATCGACAAAATGCCCGACTGCTCCGCATTTGTATCCCTGGACAGGTTGGAGCCTCTGGGGTTAAACAAAAAGACGGTGTATAAAGCCTTTGAAAAGATGAACGAGGAATTCCCCTCGCGTCGAGATATTCAGGTCGAACCCGACTCTTTTGTGGTGAAACCCGTTTCCCCTGAGGCCACGGCCACCATCAACTACACTTCCGG
This portion of the Candidatus Aminicenantes bacterium genome encodes:
- a CDS encoding ATP-binding cassette domain-containing protein; this encodes MLTLRQVTFSIDGRALLHQVDWTVMPGRRLALVGANGTGKTTLLRIMAAELEPDSGEVVKSRSYRVAHLPQETVAGGEGTLMQSVLNGRSDILRLEAQLEALRADPPPEDSDYSQWLKRVENLETRYSSKKGYELENRARRILSGLGFERAQEGLSLSSFSGGWRMRALLARLLLKEPDLLLLDEPTNHLDLPSLEWLERFILNFSGSMVMVSHDRFFIDRLSQEIVELENGCLHHYPGRYRTYLKMRAQQREHTTQLQRQQKVERRRQEKFIERFRYKATKAAQVQSRVKQLEKMEAAKPIPAPDPKINFRLTPAQASFRDVLSLKNMGFAYSPGQWVFRGIDLEVRRQDKICLVGRNGAGKTTLTRLINQELTPLEGTLTLGRRTVVGYYAQHQVEALNLDLPIIREVSDAAPPARIPEVRSILGLFGFHGNEVFKPIRVLSGGEKARVSLARILISGTNFLIMDEPTNHLDIHARDALEKALDAYEGTIMLVSHDRFFLDGIVTRVVEIQDGCLREYLGNYSEYLEKRDEPVDEPALPETMAGSGESRRNERQRQALARQAVSKERGRLSENIRTLEERIEILELRQAELESHLAHPETYDNSEKVVDLQKQYARVIEQVETAVSDWESLHHELDTLLENLSPASSGETNT